In the genome of Nycticebus coucang isolate mNycCou1 chromosome X, mNycCou1.pri, whole genome shotgun sequence, the window gatttttattgtttcataccttaaatttaagtcctttatccatcttgaatcaattttgtgagtggggataggtgtgggtccagtttcagacttttacgtgtagacatccagttctcccaacaccatttattgaatagggagtctttcccccaaggtatgttcttgtttggtttatcgaagactaggtggttgtaagatgttagtttcatttcttggttttcaattcgattccaagtgtctatgtctctgtttttgtgccagtaccatgctgtcttgaccactatggctttgtagtacagactaaaatccggtatgctgatgcccccagctttatttttattactaagaactgccttagctatacggggttttttccggttccatacaaaacacagaatcattttttccaaatcttgaaagtacgatgttggtattttgataggaatggcattgaataggtagattgctttgggaagtatagacattttaaccatgttgattcttcccatccatggtatgttcttccatttgttaatatcctctgctatttcctttctgaggatttcatagttttctttatagaggtccttcacctccttcgttaggtatattcttaggtatttcattttctttgaaactatggtgaagggagttgtgtccttaattagcttctcatcttgactgttattggtgtatacaaaggctactgacttgtggacattgattttatatcctgaaacattactgtattttttgatgatttctaggagtcttgtggttgagtctttggggttctctaagtataagatcatgtcgtcagcaaagagggagagtttgacctcctctgctcccatttggattccctttatttccttgtcttgcctaattgtattggctagaacttccagcactatgttgaataataaaggtgacagaggacaaccttgtctggttccagttctaagaggaaaagctttcagttttactccattcagtaaaatattggctgtgggtttgtcatagttagcttcaatcagttttagaaatgtgccacctatgcctatactctttagtgttctaattagaaaaggatgctggattttatcaaatgctttttctgcatctattgagaggatcatgtgatctttatttttgcctctgttaatatggtggataacttttatggacttgcgtatgttaaaccagccttgcgtccctgggatgaatcctccttgattatgatgtgtgacttttttgatgaaaagctgtaatctattggctaggattttgttgagaatttttgcatctatattcatgagtgagattggtctgaaattctccttttcggttgggtctattcctggttttggtcaggttgatgtttgcttcatagaatgtgttggggaagattccttcttcctcaattttttggaataatttctgcagtacaggaataagctcttccttgaagggttgatagaattctggagtgaagccatctggaccagtgcattttttggttggaagctttttttattgtttctttaatctcagtgcttgaaattggtctgttcaggagctctatttcttcctggctgagtctagggagagggtgtgattccaaatattgatccatttccttcacattgtcaaatttctgggcatagagtttctgctagtattcagagatgatctcttgtatctctgtgggatcagttgttatttcccctttatcatttctgattgaggttactagagattttacttttctattcctcgttagtctggccaatggtttatctattttatttattttttcaaaaaaccaactccttgtttcattaattttctgaatgattcttttgttttcaatttcattgatctctgatttgattttggatatttcttttcttctactgagtttaggcttagattgttcttctttttccaattccataagatctattgtgagattgttgatgcgctctctttctgttttttgaaagtaggcatctaaagcgatgaattttcctctgaaaactgcttttgcagtatcccacaggtttttgtagcttgtgtgttcattgttgttattctcaaggaagttaatgatttcctgttttatttcttcctgcacccatctgttattcaacagaagattgtttaatttccatgcctttggggggggggtcgagcatttttgttagagttgagttccacctttagtgccttatggtctgagaagatacaaggtaaaatttcaattcttttgattctgttgatatttgttttgtgtcccaggatatgatcaattttggagaatgttccatggggtgatgagaagaatgtgtattctttatctttgggatggagtgttccatatacgtctatcaagcacagttgttctagggtctcatttaaatctcttatatgtttgtttaatttctgtttagaggatctgtccagctctgtaagaggagtgttaaagtcccctgttattatggcattatcagatctcatattgctcagactgagtaaggtctgtttcaagaatctgggagcatttaaattgggtgcatagatatttagaattgaaacgtcttcttgttgtatttttcccttgaccaatataaagtgaccatgtttgtctattttgactttagttgctttaagtccacagatatctgaaaataagatcgcaactcctcttttcttctgaattccatttgcctgaaaaattgtcttgcaacccttgactcggagctttaatttgtcttttgaagccaggtgtgtttcttgcagacagcaaatggatggcttgtgttttttaatccagtcagccaatctatttctcttcaagagtggggaattcaagccattaacatttactgagataattgataagtgtggtaatattctattcgtcttattttgtgagagtccattgcttagttttatcttttgcatcagtggagaggttaggttctgtcctttaatttctgagttcttactttgctgctgatccattgtggtggtcagtgtgcataacaggttgaagtatttcctgtagtgctggtcttgttgtggcgaatttcctcaatgtttgtatatccgtaaatgatttgatttctccgtcaattttgaagcttagcttagcagggtacagaattctgggctggaaattgttctgtttaaggagattaaaggtagatgaccattgtcttcttccttggaaaatttcattggagaagtctgcggtcactctgatttgcccctgtaggtcaactggcacttactcctggcagcttgcagaatcttttcttttgtcttgactttggacaggttcatcacaatgtgtcttggagaagctcggttagagttgaggagacctggggtccgatatccctctgaaagcagtgtgtcagaatctttggtgatatttgggaaattttcttttataatattctctagtatggcttccattcctctggggcattcttcttccccttctggaattcctataactcgtatgttggaacgcttcataaagtcccatagttctgacagtgaacgttctgctttctctctcttcttttctgcctcttttactatctgagttatctcaagaactttatcttctacctctgaaattctttcttctgcatggtctaacctgttgctgatactttccattgcatctttaagttccctaattgactgtttcagttccttcagctctgctatatccttttgatattcttcatatcgttcatctgttatttgattctgtttttggatttccttttgggtattttccactttattagcagtttccttcattgtttccatcatttctttcattgttttcaacatgtgtattctaaattccctttctgtcattcctaacatttctttattggtggaatcctctgcagtagctacctcatgttctcttggcggggttgttctggactggttcttcatgttgcctggagttttctgatgattcttcctcatgagtgatttcttttatctgtttccttgccctaattttcctttcacttcctctcgctctttaagttctcgtgcctgtggactaagggttacaggaacagaagggtcagaaggttgaagagcaaaaaagggatgaaagaaaggaggaacaagtgataagaaaaaaaagaaaaatagagaaaggagagggggtgggtaaaaggaatattgacaaaaagaagagaggcacagaaagagggagacagagcaatatagatgtacagtagggtactttgatacaaccttaaaaaaaaaaccaccttctgggggtgcccagttgggtggttcccttgaggtcagcagctctttgctaacctgatcagacacagtaccccacctccaccaagtagagaggaaagacaaaaatgctataaatcaaaccaaaataaggaaacagaaaactttaagggataaaattgggtgaaaaaccaaataatagtggtagaaacactagcaaaaatgaagttctagttattgaaaaaggcagcaatgggaaattataattgaactagaaaaattgagaaagaaaaaggatctgtatggaaaaggttgaaattagaaaacaaaacaacatcaacaacatcaaaataaacaaacaaacaaacaaaaaaaacaaaccaaaaaaaaaaaagacaaaaacaaaaaaacaaaacaaacacaaccaaaaacaaagcagtatgtatatgttgttgaatattgtctgggcaacacgtggtcttctggggtatgagatgttaatcagagttctgatgcgactggaggctgctgatttctcaaaccccagcaggtagacaccctaaatctgtcttcagcccacttaaaagtcactttgaacttgtaaacttgctgagcagaagctttcccaggaaagtgcttgttgctggaatcactgctgagatggctatccacttacccagtgtgccaaaaacggtctcactctgcccctgagggttagtgctgcaaagcggctcagaccccacccttaggctacttggtcactgggttaccagctcccacccgattctagctctgcgaccctgagggcggagcttgccggggcagatcgctcacaatggctccctgtgacccacagccaaacgctattagctccatctggctcagcagctcagactggggccctggacgacggccaaagttctccgcactcctgctcaggctctccccaaggcagttcaactgagtgccaagtccaaagacaccagaacagttcacaggtaaggcctttctggtttgcagtctcgctgctactgaacttacagttgcgggcgggtttagatggattgaacacacacgaccacttgctgtttttccactgttttagtcctcctcttggggtccagaagtctctcgctcactccctgtatcctgacaggggtgatgataggcagttcccaccagccagagatgcctggagtcgtatatccccagactcaccatacccagatgcaaggaagctgttacttggctgccatcttgctctacctctcttgcttgggctggtcttgaactcatgagctcaaggtatccacccggttcagcctcccagagtgctgggattacaggtgtgagccaccacacccagctcgtTGTATGTTATTATTATGAACTCTTATCAGATCTTTAACCATGGTCATTTTAAGTCTTGTGCATAGGTAATGCTTTATTCTGATGCTGCTTCTAAAAGATCTTTGCAAGCAACTATAACCCTAAAGTGTTGCGTCTTCAAGGGGGTTTGTGAAAAGGATAAAAAGACTCTGACAGGGATGTTGTGCTGTGGGGAAGGGAGACGGATTTGTAAACTCCAGAGTGAGGTTCTTCCTACCTGAGGCTGCTGCTGTGTGGAGACCCTCTGGTGAAGCCACTATCACTATGTCTGACCAGGAGGCAAAGCCTTCAACTGAAGACTTGGGGGATAAGAAGGAAGGAGAATACATTAAACTCAAAGTCACTGGACAGGATAGAAATGAGATTCActtcaaaatgaaaatgacaacacATCTCAAGAAACTCATAGAATCATACTGTCAAAGACAGGGAATTCCAATGAGTTCATTCAGGTTTCTCTTTCAAGGTCAGAGAATTGCTGACGATCATATTTCAGAagaactggaaatggaagaagaagatGTGATTGAAATGTATTAGGAATGAATGGGGGGGGTCATTCAATAGTTTAACatattcttttactatttttttcttttccctcgatccttttttatttaaaaaaaatagttcttttgtaATGTGGTGTTCAAAACAATTGAAAACTGGCacctcatctctttaaaacaTCTGATAATTTTAATTCTAGTGCTCATTAttcattattgtttgttttcattgtgcTGATTTTTGGTGATCAAACCTCAGTCCCCATCATATTGCccactctgttttaaaaattacatgtgtGTGCAGAGAGGCCACCATTTTCAGGACTGTGCATTTTCAGGCTTGTGGTGATAAATAAGATCAATCAATGCAAGAAGTGTTCATAATGACTTTCCATTTGACCCTGAAGTTCTAGCATGTGATTGCTTCACTCCTGTACTGTGACTTTCAGTGGGAGATGGAAGTTTCTCAGAGAACTGAACTGTAGAAAAATGACCTTTCCTTAACTTGAAGCTACTTTTTAAATCCAAGGATCTGAACCAAAAGAAGAGGAATATCAAGTTGGAGTCAAGATGACAGATAAAGTGAGAGTAATGACTAACTCCAAAAATGACTTCACTGAAGAGAAggcattttaagatttttaaaaaaacttgtcGGAAGATCCCAGAAAAGTTCTAATTTTCCTTAGCAAATAATAAAGTTATTCATGCAGAAGTGTATACAATGGAACACTGCTCACtgctcttgtttctttttttttttttttttgagacagagtcttactatgtcatcctgtagagtgctatgacatcatagctcacagcagcctcaaactcttgggcttaagcaattctcttgcttcagcttccaaagtagctgggactacaggagcccaccaccatgcccaactattttttggttgtagttgtcattgttgtttggcaggcccaggctgtgtttgaacctgccagcttttgtgtatggggttggcaccttagctgagctacaggcgctgagccatctcttcttggttttatttgtactttttggcCTGGGATATGGGTTTCAAATGGATATTGTACCAGCTTCATTTAAATAcacaatatttgtaaaataataaaaaaaaaaaagactctgacaGGTATTCTGAAATACAGACCTCTGCTGATGACTTTGAGATTACTCATTTGGACTGGATAAGAATTTCAAAAAttggctgggcgctgtggctcatgcctgtaatcctaacactctgggaggctgaggcagatggatgcctgagctcacatattccagactagcctgagccagagcgagacctcatctctaaaaatagctgggcgttgtggcaggtgcctgtagtcccagctacttgggaggctgaggcaagataattgctttgAGAAGGCCAAAGGAACCCCAATTTgtgctttctttcctcctctcctttggCACCCCTTTCAGCACAtaggccttgcagaaatgggGTGTTAAAAAAACATATGCTGCAGAGACAGGGGATTAGCCCAGAGTCACAGCAAACTCTGTTAAACCGCATTCCTATCCTCAGTTCCCCTGGTAACTAACCAACCCCCAACTCTGTAAATCTAACCTTGCAAAGATTCCACCTACCACCATCCTCACTTATCTGAAAAAGGTATAAAAACCCCATTCTTTTGTCATGCAGATGCAGAGAATTTAGGATATGAATCCATCTCTGAGGGCTACCTAATAAAAGACCCCATACCTAATTTGAACTCAGTGTGCTGGTGTTTCCTTTATAATTCCACTTGAGTTGGGTAcaacagcttgagcccaagagtttgaggttactgtgagctatgatgttacatcactctaccaagggcaacaaagtgagactccgcctccagaaaaaaaaaaaaagtatttcaaaattgaaaaaaaaaaaaatggactcatAAGATTTGCTGACCTAACATCAGGCAGATGTTATAAATAGTtcaaaggaaaactgaaaacagCATAGAtttacatgaataaatgaatgttgaGATGAATTACAAATGTCCACAAAACTGATTTTTCCacaaaaggaaggaagttaaTTAAAACCACCTCCAGATGGATAAAATTTTGCATATCTATACCTACAGCTTACAGAGAGTTGCTAAATAGCTCAAAGACAATGAATAGGCCTAGAATCTGATAACCCCTAAGGGCAGAGTTTTCCACTGCAACACAAGTATTTCTCTGAGGTACTTTGAGCATGGTGAATGGAGGAGTTAAAGGCCAGGAAGTTAGAGTAGGAATTTAGGAAGAGTGATGAAGTCAGAAAAGATAAACCCATTTGGCTGGACTTGCAGTAAAACTAATATGAAACAGTGATTTATTCAGATTGAAAGAGAAGGTtgatttcagattctctaggtcTTGAATGCATGAAGTTCCAGGGTGTGTATTAATGGAGTTCAGGACACACTACTCCAAAATATGGCACTTTGACATGTTGAGTATTTTAAGctaaagaaatctgaaaatgGCAGGTTCAGGAAGGACTCTCTGAACTTCCCCTGAAGCAGATGAAGAGGCTTTCATGTGAGAGGTGCCTGTTTAAACTTTTTGCATTGTTATAATGAAAACTTCTTTGATGTTACTgcctatcagataaagttaaatttttcaaggtttttctcttatatttcattataaaaattattagaattgtaactgggGCAGAACAGATTTGAGAGGCTAATTCTCATGGCTTTctagaattgctggccttctgataataaagcttgtTGGACCTAATACCTGTCTGCATTTTGCTGAAAGTGACATGTGGTTGGATCATCTTTCTCTGGTAACATAACCACCTGAATAAGGAAGTTGCCAGCATGTCACTGTCCTGGGACCATCCCAGAATGGGTAAGTTACTAAGCCAGATGCCTTACTAATTGCATTTACCTTTCTGTGACAGCCATTTATGATGAACCTTTATGTCCTGATCACAAAGACAGTCCTGGCCACATACAGCTGTTTCCCAATGGggcttttgaatatttaaaaacattaccaTTGCCACATAAGGGCTTCCCTCCTTGAGAAAGGACTCCTATTAAGTATGTGGAGTAGAATTAATTGGCAGTCTCTCAATAAACTTTCTGTTGCTAGTTGGCTCACTCTTGAATTCATACCTATGAAAGTGAAAATCCATCTGGCATGTTTGGGGGCTTTCCTCCCTTCACTGGGACATCCTATGCATCAAAACCTCGCATAAAAACACTCAAGGGTAACCATTTCTTCAGGTCTTCATTTTCCTATGAAGGGTCATGTGTTACATAAAACTTGCATcaaaaatttttatgattttcttttgtcaATGTGTCTTCTGTTACAGACACAGACAAGAACCTAGAGTAGTAGGTGAAAAAGATCTTTTTCCTCTCCTACAGAATATTTGATCCTAATGGTTTTGAGATTTGTTACACAAAATTATTGGAGACCATTCTTATGGACTGAGCTTCTGTACTAGGCCCCAGTAGACCAGACAAGCCAAAATGGAGTCATTCCTGCTTAAATGGTACATAATCAAATCAAATGTTTAAGAAAGCAGATTGATCCCCAAACAGACCAGTTTTTCCTGAAAGCAAGAGATTCCAGTCTTCCTGAGTCAGCATAAGAAGAATGTATCTTCTGCttaaatcctaaaaaaaaataacctgaagTAACCTGAAGTTAACGAATCagctttttttctgttatttttccttGTTCTCATCTTAGAAAACCCACTATTCTGTCATTGCTTAGTTGCCCTGATTTATGAATCACAAATAAAAGCCAGTTAGATCTATaactaaatttgttgtaattttatcttttgatagACTCCTGTCAGTTGATTCTAGCTGCTTCTAGTTTTTGTGGCTATAGACTCTTTCACTGATCCAGGTACTCTCTGAAGTTTTTCCTTAGGAGGCTTTTTGATAAATTTGGACAGCTTAGAACTATATGGGTGactggggagagaaaggaaagaaattaggtatattttatctttctgtagttgacttttatttttaaaatagccatgTACTCCTTTTCACTTTCCCTCTCAGAATAGTTTTTCTTCTGCacattctcttttccttcattttaatgACTACGTCCTTGTTCTCATGAGTTACAGGGAATGGCCAAAGTTTCACAAACTGCCTGTTGGAGGCAGTGGGACTAAGTTATGTAAGAGCGACTCCAAAGGAAGATCATAAGGTGAGAGAAGGAATAGGATACATGTAAGCATGGTAGGAggcagagtgagggagggagggagatgtaAAAGATGAGAACTAGGAAGACTCAATAGAGTAAATGATTTAGTAAGTAAATGGGGCCAAAATTCTACTCCTGCTAGAATGTTCTCATGCTAATTTTGCTCAAAAGTTTTTTGAATGCATCCAAGAAtccttattctcttttttatttattaaaataatactttattggggggtggagagcaagatggtggccgagtaacagcttccttgtatctgggcaccgtgagtctggggagataagactccaggcatctctggctggtgggatctgcctataatcatccctttgaggatacagggagtcagcaagagacttctggaccccaaggggaggacaaaaacagtggaaaactggcaagtaattgcatgtgttcgattggtctaattctgccgacagctgtaagtgcagtaacagtgagactgcaaactggaaaggccttagctgtgaactgttttggtgtttttggagttggcactcagttgaactgccttggggagagcttgagtgggagtgcggagaactttgggcattgtctgggaccccagactgagccgctgagctagatggagctaatagtgtttggctgagggctgcagggagccattgtgagagaactgccccaacaaggtccccTGTAgaggttgcagagcaaggatcgggtgggacctagtaacctagtgactgagcagcctaaaggcagggtctgagccgccttacagccctaaacctcaggggtagagtgagactggttttggcacactgggtaagtggatagccacttcaccagtgattccagtgacaagcactttcctgggaaagcttctgattagcaagtttagaagcttaaagtgccttttaagagggctgaagagagacttaatGTGTCTACACTGgagggatttgagaaatcagcataccccagaagaccacctgttgcccagacaatattcaacaagatatatatactgctttgttttggtttcttttttgtttttgttttgtttgttttttattttgatgttgttgttgttttgttctttaatttcaaccttttctatacagattttttcttttctttctccagttttctagtataaatacaatttcccattgctgcctttctcaataactagaacttcgtttttgctagtgttcctacccctattatttgtttttttcatccaattttatcctgtaaagttttctgtttgctttatagcatttttgtctttcctctctacttggtggaggtgtggtactgtgtctgatcaggttagcaaagtgttgctgacctcaagggaaccacccaactgggcacccccagaagttggggttttttaaggttgtgtcaatgtaccctactgtacacctatattgctctgtctccctctttctgtgcctctcttctttttgtcaatattccttttacgcaccccctctcctttctctattttcttttcagtctttccttctttctttcatcgcTTCTTGCTTTTCACCcttttcatccttctggtcctataccaaaaggactcatcgaaaccttagtccacaggcacgggaactgaaagagcaagaggaagtgaaaggaaaattagggcaaggaaacagataaaagaaatcactcatgaggaataatcagcagaaaacttcaggcaaaatgaagaaccgGTCCAGAACagccctgccaagggaccatgaggtagctactgcagaggattccaccaataaagaaatgttaggaatgacagaaagggaatttagaatacacatgatgaaaacaatgacggaaatgatggaaacaatgaaggaaactgctaacaaagtggaaaataaccaaaaggaaatccaaaaacagaatcaaataacagatgaacaatatgaagaatatagaaaggatatagcagagctgaaggaactgaagcagtcaattagggaacttaaagatgcaatgggaagtatcaccaataggttagaccatgcagaagaaagaatttcagaggtagaagacaaagttctcaagataattcagatagtaaaagaggcagaaaagaagagagagaaagcagaatgttcactttcagaattatgggaccttatgaagcattccaacatatgagttataggaatcccagaaggggaagaagaatgtcccagaggaatggaagcaatactagagaatattataaaagaaaatttcccaaacaccaccaaagattctgacacactgctttcagagggatatcggactcctggtcacctcaattctaaccgagcttctccaagaaacattgtgatgaacctgcccaaagtcaaggc includes:
- the LOC128578269 gene encoding small ubiquitin-related modifier 1-like, whose translation is MSDQEAKPSTEDLGDKKEGEYIKLKVTGQDRNEIHFKMKMTTHLKKLIESYCQRQGIPMSSFRFLFQGQRIADDHISEELEMEEEDVIEMY